The sequence CACGGCTACGCCGAGAGCTATGCTGTGACCATCGAGCTGGGCAGTTGCCCGGCGGTTTCGATCAAGGTCGATACGATGCGTCTGGAGCAGGTGCTGAGCAACCTGCTGTCCAACGCATCCAAATACTCGCCACCGGGCGAAACGGTCGAGCTGTGGGCCGAAGCGGTCGACGCCGGCAAGGTAAGGGTCAGCGTGCGCGACAAGGGGCCGGGGATCGCCGTTGCGTTCCGCGAGCGCATCTTCAGCAAGTTCGCCCAGGCAGATGCCTCCGACACACGCCAGCAAGGCGGGACCGGTCTTGGCCTGGCCATCAGCAAGGAGTTGATCGAGCATATGGACGGACAGATCGGTTTCGATTCGATACCTGGCCGAGGCGCCTGCTTCTGGTTCGAGCTGCCCTGCGAGCCTCTGAACGAGCCCCAGCCGTGAGACCGCTACGACGGATTCTTCATGTCGAAGACGTACCATCCATTCAGGTGGTAACCCGGATCGCCCTGGAAAAGCTCGGCGGTTTCGAGGTGCTAAGCTGCGCTTGCGCGCAGGAGGCGATAGATAAGGTCAGGTCGTTTGCACCGGACATGATCCTGCTGGACCTGATGCTTCCACACATGAGCGGCATGGACTTGCTGCGCCAGCTGGAAGGATTGGTCGACCTGCAGCAAACGCCGGTGGTGCTGTTGACCGGCCAGCCGGACGACCCTGCCGATCCTGACGAACTGCGACGACTCGGCGTGCGCAAGCTGTTGCACAAGCCCTTCGATCCGCTACGACTGGCGGCCCAACTGGAAGTCATATGGAATGCCGAACATGAATGACGGCGCCAAGCAGGCGCTGCACGACCAACTGCGGGTACTGAACGAGCAGTATGCCGATCGCCTGGGCCCGGCGCTGGCGGAGCTGGAACAGCTCGCCCGGCAACTCGCGCAGGTACGCGAGCAGGAGCAACGTCGACAGATGGTGCTCGATATTCACCAACGCCTGCATCGTCTCGCCGGCACCGCCGGAACCTTCGGTTTCGCCACGCTGGGTGAGCAGGCCCGCGTACTGGAGCAGCGCTGCAGTTCATGGCTGGAGGCAGCCAGACCCAGTGGCCAGGCGCTCGCGCTGTGGGTGCAGGCCATCCACCAACTGGTCGACGCCGCCCGCACAGGGATGCCGGATGGCGAGCCGGTCGAGCAACCCGAGGCGCACGACAACCTGCCGGCCGGCAGCCGAATCTATCTGCTGGATAAAGATATCGAAGCCGGGCAGGAAATCGCCCGGACGTTGAGTGACTTCGGTTACGACGTGCTGCTGTTTGCAGAACATCCCCATCTGCTCGCCGCCGTACAAGGGCAGCTGCCGGACGCCCTGATCGTCAGCCAGTACGACGGAGAGCTCGACGACATGAGCGCGTTGCAACGGAGCCTGGCATCGCCGCTTCCGCTGCTGGTCATCGCCCACCGCATCGATTTCGACAGCCAGTTGGCGGCCGTACGTGCCGGCGCGAAAGGCTACTTCACGCGGCCGCTGGACATCACGCAGCTGGAAAACACCCTGGAGAACTGCCTCAACCTGCAATTGAGCGAGCCATACCGGGTACTGATCATCGACGATGACACCGATCTGGTGGCGCGCTACAGCCTGGTGCTGCGAAAGTCGCGGATGCTGGTCGAGACCCTGACCGATCCCAGCCAGTTGTTCGAGGTCATGCGGACGTTCAATCCCGAGGTGGTGCTGCTCGACATGAACATGCCGGACTTCACCGGACTCGAGCTGGCACAGATGATTCGCCTCAATGACGAATGGCTGCGCGTGACGATCATCTACCTGTCTGCCGAAACCGACATCAACCGGCAGATGGAGGCGCTGCTCAAGGCGGGCGACGATTTCATCACCAAACCGATCAGCGACAACGCCCTCACCGCCGCAGTCTATTCCCAGGTCCAGCGGGCACGCGCGCTGAGCATGGCGCTGTCGCGCGACAGCCTGACCGGATTGCTCAAGCACGCCGACATCAAGGAACAGCTGGCCCTGGAAGTGGAGCGTTCGCTGCGCAGCGGCCATCCGACCAGTGTCGTCATGCTCGACCTCGACCATTTCAAGCAGGTCAACGACCAGTACGGACATGCTGCCGGCGACAACGTCATCCGCTCGCTGGCGAACCTGATGCGGCAACGGCTGCGCTGCGTCGACAGCCTCGGTCGCTACGGTGGCGAGGAATTCGTCGCGGTGCTGCCCAACTGCAAGCTGGAACAAGCCAGGCAGGTCTTCGACGAGATTCGCCAGCGCTTTTCGGCGATCCCCTTCCACGCCGACTCCAGGGTGTTCTACGTGTCCCTGAGTGCCGGCATCAGCGAGACCGATGGGCTTTCCAGCCCCGCAGCCTTGTTGGAGCGCGCCGACAAGGCCCTCTACCGGGCAAAGGACCGAGGCCGGAACCAGATCCAGATCGCACCACGGCACTGAACACCCTGTCGCAAAAGGACCCAGCGAGCCGCTACGATGTCCAAGCGGACTACACTTGAATGAATACTGCGACCGACCCGACCCGGGTTGGGCTTGGCGCAAGCCGACACAGTATCGCCACCCGTGCCGTTGTTACCGGCGAAAGGAGTTCCGGTTTGCCTGCAAGACTCGCGATACGTTGGCATCCGCTGGCTTTCTCGTGCGCCTTCATCCTGCTCGCCGCGCTCGGCTGGCAGAGCAAGCGTACCCAGGAAGCCGTCTTGGCGACCAACCAATCGGTGAGCCAGAGCCTGGAAGTGATCACGGCCGCCCAGGCGATGCTGTCATCGTTGCAGGACATCGAGACCGGCTCACGCGGCTTCGTCCTGACCGGGGAGCGCGAATACCTGGAGCCGTACGAGGCCGGCCTGCGGCAACTCGAGGCACACCGTCGCGGATTACAGACGCTCCTGGCGGATCGACAATACCCGGACCTGCGCTGGTTCACTCAGCTCGACACCCACATCGCCGACCTGGTGGTGATCGCCGCAGACAACATCCAGACGCGTCGCGACGTCGGTCTGCAAGACGCGGCCGATCATGTGAAAGAGGCAGGCGGCAAGCAGATCATGGACCGCCTGCGGGTGCTGCTGGGCGCGGTGCAACTGCACGAGCGCAGGCAACTCTCCATGGCGAACCGCGCCGTGTCCCATACCGTGGAACACAGCAGACGCCTGGCCATCATCGGGAGCCTGATGGTCGCGGCATTGTTCTTCGCGGCCCTGTGGGCGATCCGGCACAACCTGCGGATTCGCCAGGTACTGATGGCGGCGGCACGCGCCGGCGAGGCGCGCCTGGCTGCGCTGCTGCAGGCGGTCCCGGACAATCTCTATGCGATCGATCGACAACGGCAGGTGACTTATCTTTCCCAGGCAAACGGCAATCGCGCGCCCGGCCCCGGGGCCATCGAACCGTTGTTGCTGAGCCTGCTGGAGGAAACCGGAGACCCACTGCAACTGCGCCAGACCACCTGGTGTGACACCAGCCGGCGACGTACCTTCGAGGTTCGCCTGGTGCCAACCGGCCTCGGCGACCATCTGGCCATCGCCCGCGACGTCACCGAACTGCAGCGCAGTCGAGACACGCTCGAAGATCAAAAAGTGTTCCTGCGACGCGTCGTCGACAGCGACGAGAATCTGATCTTCGTGCGCGACCAGACGGGTCACTTCCTGCTGTGCAACAACGCCTTCGCCGCACTCCTCGACAGCCGGCCGCAAGCCATCGAAGGCCGCCGCGCCGAGGACATTGCCGGCGGCCAGCTGCTGCTTCCGCTGTTGCAGGGCGAAGCCGAACTGCTGCGCAATGGCGGCGAGCTGCACATCGCCGAGCTGGGCATTACCGACGCCCACGGCGAGGAACGTTGGCTGCAGGTGGACAAGCGGCCCATGACCATGTCCAACGGCACCTGTCTGTTCGTGACCGTTGCGGTGGATATGTCGCTGCGGCGGCGCATGGAGCAGATGAAAACCGAGTTCATTTCCACCGTCAGCCATGAACTGCGCACCCCGCTGACCGCCATCCGAGGTGCACTGGGCATGCTGCTGGGGGGCATCGCCGGCGAGATCAGCGACACCGCCCGGCCCCTGCTGGACATCGCCCACAAGAACAGCGAACGCCTGGTGCGCCTGATCAACGAACTGCTGGACATCGAGAAGCTCGAGGCCGGACGCCTGCTGTTCCGTTTCAGCCGCTGCGACGTGCCGGCGCTGGTCGAACAATCGCTCACGGACATCAAGCCCTACGGCGACGAATATGGCGTCAGCCTGGCCGCGGTGCTGCCGGACGGCCCGCTTCAGGCCGAGGCGAATCTCGACCCGGACCGCTTCGCCCAGGTCATGGCCAACCTGTTGTCCAATGCGATCAAGCACTCGCCCACCGGCGGAGTCGTCAGTGTCGATCTGCGCCGCGACGGGGACACCGTAGAGATCGGCGTCCAGGATCAGGGAGAAGGTATCGCGACGGAGTTCCGCTCGCGCATATTCGAACGTTTCGCCCAGGCCGACTCCTCCGATGCGCGCAAGCGCGGTGGCACCGGGCTCGGGTTATCCATCACCCGTTCGCTGGTCCAGCAGATGAATGGGCAGATCGGCTTCGATTCAGCACCAGGCCAGGGCACGCGATTCTGGCTGCGACTGCCCGTGCTGCCGGCACCGTCGCCGCCCGACGCCACGGCGAGCCCGCTGGCGCCTCGCATCCTCGTGGTCGAGCCCGATACGTTCGCCGCCGAGCAACTGGCCCGCGCGCTGCAGCGTCATGGTTATGCCACGCTGGTAGCCACCACCGCAGCCCAGGCGCGCGAACGGTTGGTCGAGTTCGACATTCTGGCCCTTACCCTCAGCCCTGCGCTGGGCGACGAAAGCAGCATCGCCTTCCTCCAGAATCTGCGCAGCCAGGACGCCTATCGACACCTGCCGGTGCTGATCGTGAACCTGCAACCACAGCGCCGCGACGACGACGATGGCGCCTTGCGCGGCGGCGCAGTGGGGGTGATCGATTGGCTGCACACGCCCGTGGACCTTTCCCGCATCATGGAAGCGGTGCGCACCGGCCTGCCCGTCGATTGCGCCGGCTCGCGGATCCTGCACGTAAACGGGGACCCGACCTTGCGCATGCTGCTGGCCCGCCTACTCGCGCCGCTGGCGATCGAGTTGCAGGAAGCGGCCACCCTGGCCGATGCTCGCAGGCTGCTCGACGAGCACCCCTACGCGCTGGCGATCATTGACCTGTCGCTACTCGATGGGGATGGCAGCGAGCTGTTCGATCAACTGACCCAGTCCCAGCCGCCGCCCCCAGTGATCATCCTGTGCGCAGCGGATTCGCCGGAGC is a genomic window of Stutzerimonas stutzeri containing:
- a CDS encoding response regulator, which encodes MRPLRRILHVEDVPSIQVVTRIALEKLGGFEVLSCACAQEAIDKVRSFAPDMILLDLMLPHMSGMDLLRQLEGLVDLQQTPVVLLTGQPDDPADPDELRRLGVRKLLHKPFDPLRLAAQLEVIWNAEHE
- a CDS encoding diguanylate cyclase; translation: MNDGAKQALHDQLRVLNEQYADRLGPALAELEQLARQLAQVREQEQRRQMVLDIHQRLHRLAGTAGTFGFATLGEQARVLEQRCSSWLEAARPSGQALALWVQAIHQLVDAARTGMPDGEPVEQPEAHDNLPAGSRIYLLDKDIEAGQEIARTLSDFGYDVLLFAEHPHLLAAVQGQLPDALIVSQYDGELDDMSALQRSLASPLPLLVIAHRIDFDSQLAAVRAGAKGYFTRPLDITQLENTLENCLNLQLSEPYRVLIIDDDTDLVARYSLVLRKSRMLVETLTDPSQLFEVMRTFNPEVVLLDMNMPDFTGLELAQMIRLNDEWLRVTIIYLSAETDINRQMEALLKAGDDFITKPISDNALTAAVYSQVQRARALSMALSRDSLTGLLKHADIKEQLALEVERSLRSGHPTSVVMLDLDHFKQVNDQYGHAAGDNVIRSLANLMRQRLRCVDSLGRYGGEEFVAVLPNCKLEQARQVFDEIRQRFSAIPFHADSRVFYVSLSAGISETDGLSSPAALLERADKALYRAKDRGRNQIQIAPRH
- a CDS encoding ATP-binding protein codes for the protein MPARLAIRWHPLAFSCAFILLAALGWQSKRTQEAVLATNQSVSQSLEVITAAQAMLSSLQDIETGSRGFVLTGEREYLEPYEAGLRQLEAHRRGLQTLLADRQYPDLRWFTQLDTHIADLVVIAADNIQTRRDVGLQDAADHVKEAGGKQIMDRLRVLLGAVQLHERRQLSMANRAVSHTVEHSRRLAIIGSLMVAALFFAALWAIRHNLRIRQVLMAAARAGEARLAALLQAVPDNLYAIDRQRQVTYLSQANGNRAPGPGAIEPLLLSLLEETGDPLQLRQTTWCDTSRRRTFEVRLVPTGLGDHLAIARDVTELQRSRDTLEDQKVFLRRVVDSDENLIFVRDQTGHFLLCNNAFAALLDSRPQAIEGRRAEDIAGGQLLLPLLQGEAELLRNGGELHIAELGITDAHGEERWLQVDKRPMTMSNGTCLFVTVAVDMSLRRRMEQMKTEFISTVSHELRTPLTAIRGALGMLLGGIAGEISDTARPLLDIAHKNSERLVRLINELLDIEKLEAGRLLFRFSRCDVPALVEQSLTDIKPYGDEYGVSLAAVLPDGPLQAEANLDPDRFAQVMANLLSNAIKHSPTGGVVSVDLRRDGDTVEIGVQDQGEGIATEFRSRIFERFAQADSSDARKRGGTGLGLSITRSLVQQMNGQIGFDSAPGQGTRFWLRLPVLPAPSPPDATASPLAPRILVVEPDTFAAEQLARALQRHGYATLVATTAAQARERLVEFDILALTLSPALGDESSIAFLQNLRSQDAYRHLPVLIVNLQPQRRDDDDGALRGGAVGVIDWLHTPVDLSRIMEAVRTGLPVDCAGSRILHVNGDPTLRMLLARLLAPLAIELQEAATLADARRLLDEHPYALAIIDLSLLDGDGSELFDQLTQSQPPPPVIILCAADSPEQDGGRALRQLLRSRHDGDELAMMIQRQLHVWPPGRPLNSDEVNA